The genomic DNA ATAAAATTGTTGTATGGTAGGTGTTTGGGGGTGTGGGGGCTTGCCCCCACGGGTCTATTTCTTCTGCATAATTTTAGCACCCCCAGTGTTTGGCCTTtagttgcgcctatgaataccattgattataaatactagtaattatacctatactatactattatgctAGTATGGCTATTCAGAATCATcatctgtatattttttaaaccataataCAGAGTTTATTGAACTATCCATTTCAGCAGCAACAGTGCTTAATGAATGGCAGTCATCGTACATCAACACtctgcaataaaaatatataataattaaaattatagtaataactgATTACTAAAGTAAAATTACCTAGCTGTAACACCATGCTTTTTAAGAAGATGGTAATATGCAAGACCTTGAGACGGAGGAACACGTAAATCTTTTTCACCCAGTAATAAAAGTGTAGGAGCTTGAactttatgaacatttttgcaCGGCGAACAATCAgctaatttcattaaaacatcTTTGGAATTTGACAAACTATCTACTTCTGAGTAATTAAAACCACATTCTGTAATACCCCTGCAAATCGGTAATAATAAGTaatcgcttttttttttaaaagtttaaagtgtGTAGCTGACGAATTTATACAAGTGTTTTGGTAATGAAAATTATTCTTACCAATATGGTATATCAGAAGTAATAAAAAGCGATGGTAAATCAATATTTGGATTTCTAGCTGATACAGCTTTAAatgtat from Acyrthosiphon pisum isolate AL4f unplaced genomic scaffold, pea_aphid_22Mar2018_4r6ur Scaffold_17895;HRSCAF=18568, whole genome shotgun sequence includes the following:
- the LOC107885832 gene encoding acylamino-acid-releasing enzyme-like, whose amino-acid sequence is MKLADCSPCKNVHKVQAPTLLLLGEKDLRVPPSQGLAYYHLLKKHGVTARVLMYDDCHSLSTVAAEMDSSINSVLWFKKYTDDDSE